One Malania oleifera isolate guangnan ecotype guangnan chromosome 9, ASM2987363v1, whole genome shotgun sequence DNA segment encodes these proteins:
- the LOC131163703 gene encoding uncharacterized protein LOC131163703, whose product MGKGTDLWDDSALINAFDDAIAKYKLMHSKGYNNCSAEEGNVISRTGDNASAPVDEIYEAERYEEADKDRIVPSNIATERGETSNLSSVEENKKAVAYVLESHIGSSNGAHMQNELKDYSNSQGAEDYNDLLNQYYGLEEQRQKILQRLHQLGSWNYDYSAEGSGSFPQCADYSTSQEHQPPRTQASHPAAACSYCPCACQCLLAPCLSVPACCMNGTYVGKTCSVATMAEGSGKLSPFKDGDIVRTAMCAAEKAISSMKMRTSGEETQEEKNKCEMGQSANSETDLTAVLNAWYSAGFYTGKYLVEQATAGKRHF is encoded by the exons ATGGGGAAAGGAACTGATCTTTGGGACGATTCTGCTCTCATCAACGCCTTCGACGACGCCATCGCCAAATACaag CTAATGCATAGTAAAGGATACAACAATTGTTCAGCAGAGGAAGGAAATGTCATAAGCCGTACTGGAGATAATGCGTCTGCTCCTGTTGATGAGATTTATGAGGCTGAAAG ATATGAGGAGGCTGATAAGGACAGAATTGTTCCGTCAAATATTGCAACAGAAAGGGGAGAAACTAGTAATCTTTCTTCagttgaagaaaataaaaaagcagTTGCATATGTCCTTGAAAGCCATATAGGTTCATCAAATGGTGCACACATGCAGAATGAGCTTAAAGATTATTCAAATTCACAAGGTGCAGAAGATTATAACGACTTACTTAACCAGTATTATGggcttgaggagcagaggcaaaaAATTCTACAGCGACTTCATCAATTGGGCAGTTGGAATTATGACTATTCTGCTGAAGGGTCTGGTTCATTTCCACAGTGTGCTGATTATTCAACTTCTCAAGAGCATCAACCTCCTAGAACCCAAGCTTCGCATCCAGCCGCTGCCTGTTCTTATTGTCCATGTGCTTGTCAATGCTTGTTGGCTCCATGCTTGTCTGTACCTGCTTGTTGTATGAATGGGACATATGTTGGTAAAACTTGTAGTGTTGCTACTATGGCAGAGGGTTCAGGAAAGTTGTCCCCTTTCAAAGATGGTGACATCGTTAGAACTGCAATGTGTGCTGCAGAAAAAGCAATTTCTTCCATGAAGATGAGAACTTCTG GGGAAGAGACTCAGGAAGAGAAAAATAAATGTGAAATGGGACAAAGTGCCAACTCTGAAACAGATCTTACTGCCGTTTTGAATGCTTGGTATTCTGCAGGCTTCTACACTGGCAA GTATCTAGTGGAGCAGGCTACTGCAGGGAAGCGGCATTTCTAG